Genomic segment of Rattus norvegicus strain BN/NHsdMcwi chromosome 7, GRCr8, whole genome shotgun sequence:
CTCCCAGATACTCCTAATCCTGGGTAGAGGAGGAGCCGAGCCTGCCCCACCCATGACTGGGCACATTCCAGGTCCATACATCAGCCTTCTGAAAATGACCTTGGAGTGAGGTATCTGGATGGCATCAGTCCTTTCATAGACAGCCACGGAACCTCATGGCTGAGGAGTCTCAGAGGGAAGAGGGTTGGGTGAAGCAAGTGGGCGAGAGGGGGtaactgtattttttaaagagtGTTGTGTTTGAGGGGGTCTGGTTTGGGGAACAAAGCTCTTCATAGCAAGCTCCAGAAGGTAGCTAGGAGTGCCGGGACCAGGGCCAAGGTCACTGGGGTAGCAAAGCCAGCACCATTGCACAGGTAGTACTGGCAACAGGAGGTGGCAGATGCGTGCTTGGAGTAGCCATCGTACACGGTCTCAAAGCAGCTGGGAACACAGGACTTCCTCACCTTCATCCGGTACGGGGTGAAGTCTGCAGGGGACAGACACAAGAAGGTTACAGTGAGAGAATGGGGTCCTTGGATGGCTCAATCTTAGCTTGTCCACCAGGGCAGGTGGAAGACTCCCTCCAGGATGCCAGACTTACAAGTTCGAGTGGTCATACAGTAGGTGGCCATGGCGGGGCATCGCATGGGTTTGAAGCAGTTGTCTCCATTGTAGGCACATACGTGGCACTCCAGAGCCTGGGCTGTGAACCAGGATGGGGGCCAGAGAGCAGGAAGAGATCATTTTCCTGCCAGTCAAACCCTAGCTGTCCCCAAGCAACCTCCCACTCCCACTGGGTTCTGGCCAGCCTGCCCTCTCTCCACCTGCCTTTCCCGGGGTCAGCCTTCAACGGGGTCCCTCTAGCCTCTGTCCACCTTACCCACAGGCAGGCCCATCAGAGCCACCAGGAATACTGTCAGCAAGTGGGTCATGACGGAGCTGTGAGGACAGTGTCGGAGGGAACAGGAGGACAGCAGCTGGTCctggatccaactcaggtcagaGAAGAAGCAGGACACAGAGGCCCTGCTTGAGCTCTTGGTCTCCTAGTGATAAAGCAGCCTTGCATAGACGATGATAAGAGACTTGTGATGACAGCTGGGCTGGGGCAGTCACAAGAGCCTCCCAGCTCAGTGGGTATCACTAATTTCCAGTTACctggagatgggaggagggaatagggagtaGGATATGGAGCGATCCAACAGAAgaccaaaagcaagcaaaaagCGGGGGTGGACAGAGCTAAAGAAGCGGAGGAACGGGCAACATCAATGAAAATCGGGAGGCCCCAGGGTCCTTGAATGTCAAACACAAAGAGAACTTCACCCAGGGGGTCTTTTTTGCAGGGGCCTTACTGAGACTTGGCAAGCAGTCTCTTCTGGCAAAGCCCAGAGTGCAAGAGGCTCAGCAAAATAAGACTGGAACCCAGGTTTAGACTGTTTATGGGGCAGGGGTCCTTCTCGCGCTTGCTCTTGCTGCGTGaagtccccctcccccgccccgcgCGCAGGAAAGTGTAGACTGATGTGTGAGTGCTTCGCCACAGCGGAAGGGGCCATGATGAGTGCTCAGCTCCCACCTAAAGGCTCTTAGGATGCACGCCAGACGATGCTTGCCCAAGACAGAGCTCCATAGGTTGGGTCTGGCGTTTGGGACTGTTGGAGGGGGATGTGAACTAATATTCTCCTCCCTGTCTATAGACTCGAGCCGGCTCTGGGCTGTAGGGGTACCAAAATACCCTCCCGGAAGACAACCCACCCTTCATGACCCATTTTCCAGGTGCCAGCCCAGGATACCGAGGTCCTGAATCAGGCCAGGCCTGCGGCTCCGGTGAGCCTGCCCCCTCTCAGGGAGCTCCGCCCGAAAGACTGCAGTCTTGCTTGGGGAGGACTCCCGGGGCTGTCTGGGTGCGGAGTGACCTCGCCCTTGCCCTTCACCACCACGATACCTATCGTCATGCAAACTCACCCGTGGCCGCTCCCAGGTCCCTCCCGCAGTCTGACAGTGAATCTGTACACACTTCGTGCGGTGTTTGTACCGCATCGCAGGCAGGTGGAGTAGGCTCCGCCACCGCAACAGATCCGCAGCGCAGCTCATTACTGGCCCCGCCCCATCCCGCCCCCGGGACACACGCTCGGCCCCTGAGACCGCTCAAACTCCGCCCCTAGCCTGCCTTCTGAATGCTCAATCTCCAGAGAAAGGTCTTTCAGGTAGTTGGGCATTGCTGGGCATCAGAATGCACCCTCTTATGTGCAGATTCACAGAAGTGATCCAGAGGCTAGTGTATACCTCCTGGACATTCTCCTCAGCTTTTATCGAAGTCTCTCCTCACccctgctgccctgctcccacagACCAAACTGCACTAAGTGGACATGCTGACTCTGGGAAGGACCTCATTGTACCTCTGTCCTTATGTGGGATTCAGAGCAACGCCTGTGAGCAAGCCTTAGAGGAATCCCATGGCTCATAGGCAGTTCTTaccatcaaaatatcactaaataATTACTCTATGTAgctaaaattcattttattttttgtgtttcaaAAGCAGCCAAAATTTAATAGTTCTTCACAAATactacttttttttcttgttgtgtgaggaagaaaataaaatcctgCAGCAACAGCGAAGAGTGCACCTGCCACTCTTCCAGTAGAAGCGTATGCACATCCAAGGGGCCTTAGAACTAAGACAAACACCCCAGGGGAGTAagcctggaaggcagaggcaggtggatttctgtgagtttaaggccagtctggtttacaaaaGAAGTTCCAGGGTAGTCAAGGCTtgttacacagaggaaccctgtctcaaaaaaaaaattaaaaaaaaaaaataaaaacaactgagACAAAGAACCAATACACTCTAGTCCCTGAGAAAACATGCCCAAACCACCCATAAAGACTACATGGCAGTGTACTTAAGAATGGCTTGTAGAATCAAAGGTTTGACTATTTGGTCCCATTTGGGGAGGACTAAAAGGTGTGCTCCTGGAGGAGGAGGTATGCAGGTGGATGAAGTTTCTAAAAGACTCGCACCATTCCCAgatagctctctctgcctcctgcgtggGGATCAAAGCCGAGATCTCAGCTCTTTCTGCCGCCGTGCCTTTGCTCCTCCACTCATGGACTCTTCCCTTCCGAGACTGTAAGCCAAAATTAAGTGCTGTCTTTTCTATGTTGCCTCAGTCACAGTGTTTTGTTGcaccaatagaaaagtaattcagGCAGACAGTGTTCTGAGCCACCAAACAAATCTCAATAGATGTATGGGTAAGGATCAAAACCAAACAGTTCTTTCCATGGACGGCAATGGACTTCGATTAAAAATCTGCGGCAGTGGGGTTAGATAGGAGGCTCAGTGGACAGCACTCCTTGCTATACAAGCCCGacacctgagtctgatccccgGAACCACCTGCagaaggacagaaccaactcctgaaagatGTCCTCTGATTCCTctgctgtggtatgtgtgtgcctgcactgTCTCCCCAATAACAGGAACAATGGTGACAACAACAAAGGTTTAAAAGTTATCAGAACaaagttttgttctgttttgttttgttttgttttacaaatgttGCAGAAGCTGTATGACAACACATTTCTAAATAACCCACGGGGCAAGGGTAACATCAATCAGAAAGTCAGAAAATATTCCTGGCAGATAAGGAAGACACAACCCATCAGAGCCCCTGATGCAGTCACAGCGAGAGGCCATGCAAGCATTATTGTAGGAGATGCCAAGGAAATGGTGTTGCAAGAGAGAGAATGGTCCCTTGGGTTCAGATTCCCAGCGCCATAGAAAAGCTGGGCTAATCGCTGTGGATACTGAGTGTCCACATGCTATTAGAACAGAGGGTGCCCTCTGAAGAAATGTTACTCTGAACTGATGTTTGGAGACACCAAAACTCCTGTACTTGGTAAAAACAGAGCAGGTACCATTGCTCAGAAAAGAAATATCTAAAAGCTGGGCTAAGTGGTGTTTGCCTGAAACCACAGTGCTGAGGAAGGTTTGGGAATCACTGGGGGTTACCTAGCTACCCAGTCCAGACAAATCTTTGGGCTCCACTTTTCAGTGAATTGCCTTGAGCCAAAAACATATGTTACAGAGTGATAGGGGAAGATATTCAGCATCAGCCTCTGGtctacactctctctctctctctctctctctctctctctctctctctctctctctgtctgtctctctctctctccctctttctctctaaaACCAAAAAGGTGTGGGGGGAGGAATCAGTGAAACAGAAAGATCAAAAGAATAAGAGAATAGGTCAACTCAAAGGCCTTTCTCAGAATGCCCAGAAGAGTCACCAGTTCCCTTTTGTCTATGGCTGGACCAGAGAACAGACTTGTCAGAAGCCAGACCCAGGTGAATGATTAGAGGAACAGGTGATAGGTAGTCTTTATGTTCTCTGTGAGAAATGGGCTCTTAGTCTGAGCTACCAATGAGACTATAGATCACACCCTTTGGGATAGTGAGGACAATAGATGGTCCAGGTAGGCTGGCCCTCTTAGAAGACATGGTCAGCTGGTTTTGAAGCCCCTACCTGATCTTTAGTTGTGCTTGGTTGGATGGCATGTCTTCTGCAGATCCAATTGCACCCAGGGTTAGCAGATGCTGCTGCTAGGTGCCTTGTTGTAGCTGCCTCCAGCCAGAATCACTACTGGGGCCCTTCTGTTGGGCCTAAGCTCCTGTAGGAGGAACCACAGAAATGAGAGACAGGACTGTCAGCTTCCCACTGACCCCAgtctctacctacctacctacctacctacacacacacacacacacacacacacacacacacacacgcacacacgcacgcacacacagacacagttatGTGTAGATGAAAAGAGCTCCCAGCTTTGCAGAAATTAACTTAGGTTAGGTCTAGGAGTACCAGCTGTCCAGTGGCATCATACTGGGGAAGCCAGAGCTGTAGACTACAGGTGAGAAGATAGAGTGAGGCTAATTTAAAGACTGTatacatgtgagtacactgtacaatgctgctgtcttcagacataccagaagagggcatcagatcccattacagatggttgtgagccaccatgtggttgctggaaattgaacttaggacctctggaagagcagtctctccagtccccttgcGTCCACTCTTTGATGGTGGTTATGCAACTTTTCCCTACTAGTTgaaaggtggaggagggaggcttatttttttttttttggttctttctttcagagctggggaccgaacccagggccttgcgcttcctaggtaagcgctctaaccactgagctaaatccccagccccaggagggAGGCTTATTGAGACTCTGGACATACAGGGGTTTACAAGGCTCAAGAAGTAATTAAATCTCTTAAGTCTCAGGAAGCCACAAAACTCACAAGATTCATCATCTCCTCTTCCCCAGGCTTCTAGAGGCAGAAGATAGAAGACTCGCTACAAGGATGCACCTTTTACGAGCTATCCCCCAGGCTGGGGTGGGAGGTTTAGCGGTATagctgcctttgagtcacccATGTCTGTAAGTGACCATTCACACACACTCCTCTAAGTAGCCTCAAAGGACCTGGGTGAACCGATCTTTTACCATCAATGCCGTGCCTGTGGTTCATGTCTCACCAGAAAATGACACACGACAGCTGTTCTTTCCATGTCAGCTGTGGCAAGCGATCATAGTGACAAGCCAGCTGGTGACACTGGCTCTTCTCTCTATCCTGGAGCTAGGTGGTCACTGAGCTTCCCGATTTCTGGGGTGGGACCACATTCTTTCCTGTCTCCAGGGATCTTCACCACTAGCATTCCTACGTCTGGCCTAACAGGGGGACACTGAGAAGTCACCTTTGTGCTCCCAGGCTGTTTCCACACTTGGAAATGGTTGGGGCTTCAGCTTGGGTTCTCCTAGCCCTCTTTTCTGCCCAACTGCCACGTGCGggtggttttctatgtccagaaTACTTCAGAGTGCCTATAGAGAGGAGTAGGAAGTGTTGCAGATGGACTGTGGTTAGCCTGACAAAGAATTCCCTAATGAGTGTCTTCTGATGCTTGACTCTGGTGACCACTAGGAGGCACACTGGTACCAGGCTTAGACCTCAGCTTCAGAAATGGCTGCAGTTCCAGGGAACAGTCACTACACAGCAGCCAATGCAGGGTGTCTCCCGTGGCTCTTGGAAAGCTTCCTAATTTCCGGGCTTGGGACATGTTCCTCCTGGTCTTCCCCTCCATCTCGCTTGCTCACGGTAGATGAGTGCCCTACAGTGTCTGGTAGACAGGGTGGTGGCTCTAGAGCAGACCAACCCTTATTACGGGGCAGTGGTGACTGGGTGTAGGAGTCTATGTAAAACATTCCAGGCTCAGCAGATCAGGTCAACACCTTGCTCTAAGTGAGGACCTCGAGGGCCCCAGAAAAAGAGGCTCTCTGGGTGGAGGTAACAGGGCTCACCCCAGATCAAGCAGTTGCTTACCTAGACATGGATGCTGAGTGACTTAGGGAGCTTGGATCATATACCACCTCTCACAGCCCTGTTTTGGAAGCAGGGTGTTTAGTGTGCTTTAAGGTTCAGGGTGTAGGTGCATAAGGAGAAGAGGGGCCCTCACTACACCTCTGTTGTCTGCAAAGGGCAGGATTTGACACACAGGCCCACCTTCGAGGGCCTGCAGGATAGCGGCTGCAGTGGAACGGCTAGCCTGCTTAGCAGCAAGGAGGACTGCATGTTTGGGTATCTGCTGAATACCTCATCCAGCCACACAGTCTCACCCCATTTGGGAAACTATGCACATCCAAGCAGCACCCAGGAGCCTCAGCAGCCGCAAGAACCCATTCCATGGGAAAGCAAGCAGTGTGCCTAGATAGATGGTCCCTAGGGCTGTACTCTGCTCAGGCCCCTTCTAGCCTGCATCTTATCAACTTGTACTGAGTCACACCTTCCACCCCAACATACACATCTGGAAGAGTCCCTAAGGAATGAGTGAGGTCATCCTTCACTCACCTTGGGACCTTGGCTATGTGCAGTGCCCTCAAAACTCTCTGAGGAACCCTGGGGAaacagaatctcagggttgaggCCTAGGTTCACTGCCCTTCCTCCACACATGAGACTTGGAGAGAGTTTGCCCCTTCCGGGATGGAGATGCCTTCCAGGGCAGGTGCCAGGCGCTCCTGCTGTATGCTGCCAAGGCTTGTCCAGGGTAACGTACCAGAGGTTCTACTGTCCCACTCACCACTCCACACAGACACAGCATTTTTAGATCATTTATTTCCAAGTAGAGGTTCAggtagaaaaataaatggaacaAGTACAAAATCAGAGGGGATGAAGCACAGCTGTCCCCCGTCTTCCATGTTGGGGAGCAGGCTACGTCTTCCTGTTCTGGAGCAGGCTCTATGCTCTCTATGTCTTCAGCTCTTGGTGCCCACCAGGACCCAGCCTTTAAGGGCATCCCCCAGCCTTAGCATCTGGTGCTAAGGATGGACCGTGGGAACCCCAAGGACTAGAAAGGAAGGGGCCAGGGAAATTCCTAGCAGTGTGTTAAAGGCAGAACGCCACAACAGAGAGAAGGCCGAGGCTCGTTGACAGGCCTAGGGTGACACTGCTGAGAAGGGCACGTGCAGGTGCAATGTTGTGGAGACTGTCGTTGCACAGGTCACTGTCACAGCACAGTGTGACCTCGGCACCACTGCTGACATGGCCCTGCTGGCTGTGGCTGATGGTGCACGTCTCTGCACACTCTTTTTTCACCAGGTTCCCCTTCAGAGGCTCCACTGCacacaggagggggaggggtatcaGGCTACCATGTACCCTGGCTTCCACAGAACGTCTCCCGCTCTCGACCACCCACCACTATCACCAGCACTGACCCATCCCCAGCATCAAGCCTTGGGCCGGTCTCTTGGCCTTCCACTCACCTTTGGTGATTGTTCTGCAGTAGAAGAAGTCGGGTGGACAGGTCTGAATATTCCTACAGTTGTCACTGCTGATGCACACATGACATCGGAATGCCTGGGCTGAAGGATGAGGGTTATCAAGTCAGTCAAAAGGTCTTTGTCACAACAGAGACTTCAGAATTTATCACCCCAACTCCTGCCCTAGATGCCACAAAGCTTGTCTCTGTTTAGCTCAGAAGGTGTCTTGGAGCCCTAGGGAGGATGTTCTAGCCAATGCCACCCCTAGGcagaggtcaggaagcagagggagtggAGAGTGGAGAGAGGACTTTTCAAGGACCTCAGAATGTTCCTGGTCTTTGGGAAGCTTCCCCACCACAAAGGTCTGAGTTCTGAAAAGCCTGGAGGGAGAGCTTGACCACCCTAGTGTTGCCCAGGGGAGATAAGAGGTGGTGAAGGCAGAGAAACCCCTCAAGATATCTCcagttctcttctctctctcttcttcttttctaagaGTTTGTGCTAAAATTCCCTGATTCTGAAATAGTGTGTTTTTATGATCTGGTGAGTTAGGATGTTAAactcattttaaatttcaagagacAAGCACCCTTCAACTAAGCTTACTCTGAACCTAAATTCCAGCTTCCCTCATCGATGACATCCTGTCAGGCCCAGCCTGCCTAAGGCTGTGTGTCTAGCATCAAGCTGCAGCTACCCATCCCTTCCCAGTCCCCAAGTTCAGCCTCTCACCTGGGCTAGTGGCCACAGCCAAGGCCAAAAGGAGGAGCAGAGCTGTCTTCATCCTCAACGTCTTCTGGAAGCAGTGGGGGGCCCTTTCTTTCCCCAGATCTTATAGATGGGGCAGGAGCTGTGGGAGGAGTGAGGGGAGGCCAGATAGCACCATGCAAATCAGGGCCCATCCCACCCTTCTGGGCCCTGTGCCCAACAGCCCAGAGCAGGCCTGCCTCCTGCCACCTGGAGGGACTGAAGTTTCTGGTCCCCTCAGCCCTGCAACCTCCCTGAGTTACCTGGCAGATCTCTCCGGCTCTTGCTCCAAATACTGGATGCTGCTGAGTCTCCATGCCTCCTGCTGTTCTCTCcgccatctctctgtctctctgttcccttGTGGATTGTGTACCTGTACCTGGGTCACCTtatctttgcttttctgtttctgtctcttacaCTTGGCATCCGATCACCACTGGGTGGTTCCTTTAGTCACAGCCTATGCTTGATGTCTCGATACCCACAGGTTGGGAGGCACAGAGCTTACATTCCTCTGCTCTGGGCTCAGTGCTTAGTTGAGTCAGTGGGGCCTTGGATTAAGGAACCAACCCCCAAAGCAAAAGGCCCTTGCCGACGATGTGGAGGTGactgtggggtggggagagagaggtgagagtCTCTGTGTATGCTGGGTATAGCCAGGTTAAGGCTATGTAGATACCAGACCACGGAAACTTGGACATCCCAGGAAACTGGGTAGGGACAGGGTAGGACAGAATCATCTGGGGGAGCAACAAGCTCTGGAGATTTCTCATTGCTATGCAGACATGAGTTTTCCTCTCCTCactccctcacttcctcccttTGCTTGGGCCTCAGGCCCCATTTTCATTGAGCTCTCACCCATGTCCCTCACATGAGGGTACTGCCCTCTTCCCACCTTGTAACTATtgcctgtgtgtctctgccttgtttctctgtgtctgagaGCTCCTCCGGCTGACCTCAGAACCTAGGACCCCAGGCAGGTGTTGATGAAGGTCTCTGACATGGCCCCTGAGCCACACCTATATTCTCTTTGCATGCATAGGAGACATTCTTTGTCCTATGCTCCAGTTCTTAACTGTTGATTCTGACTACTCATCTGGGGGTAGACTGGGTGGGCTCCATAgaatcctccttctgctccttgtTCAGAGATCCAGGCTATCAGCAATGGGCTAGGCACAGACAAAGATCATTCTTGGACCTGTCCCAGTAGTGTCCCTGAAAAGAGAATGGACAAGCACCAAGGATGGGCAAATCAGAGCTTGCTTCAGGGATGGTTTGCCTGGACCAGGCTGAGATTCTTGGAGCCCTATAGACCTTTGGGTCAACCAGATATAGACTTAAGACCCTTGGCCCCTCCCCTCTGCTAACTGGCTCCTAAGCTGAATCAAGTGTGGTAAAGCTATGTGGTTCTTTTCAGAGTAGTTTTTGGACTTGGCAGGACCTGGAATCTGGACGTGGCTTGGATAAGAGCCCCTGGAGAAGAAGCCCCATCTCCTTCCCATGCCTTCCCCTGTTTCCTAGGTAATTAATATCTGGCTCCCGGGGACTTGCTTACGACAGCTGAAATTCCACAGGAAAGGCCTGAAATTCAGGGTGCTTGTTTCCTTGGAAAGGCCCACCCAGCTCCAGCCCCCCCAATACATCAGACATAGGGATAATGGGTGGGTAGAGGGATAGGAGGGTGGTTCCGAGCCTTGAGAACAGAACTTGGGTCTCCATGACAGGCAGGTGACAGAGGAGCTGGCAAACAGGGGAAGATGACTCACTGGGAAACTGCCGGAGAAACAGGTTTGGAGCTTCTGGGCTCAGTGAAGTTCTGGGGTCTGGGAACGAAGGGCAGAAAAGAAGTGGAAGTCTGGGCCTAAGACTGAGAGAAGTGTACAACAGGCTCCACACCCTTGGGAAGGAGGAGGTATCTGGATGCTTGCCTGCTCCCAGGGACCTCAGGCTTCATGAAGGCCCTAGGTGAAGTCTGCATCCATCAAGGAAGGGGTCATTGTCCT
This window contains:
- the Ly6d gene encoding lymphocyte antigen 6D isoform X1; the protein is MKTALLLLLALAVATSPAQAFRCHVCISSDNCRNIQTCPPDFFYCRTITKVEPLKGNLVKKECAETCTISHSQQGHVSSGAEVTLCCDSDLCNDSLHNIAPARALLSSVTLGLSTSLGLLSVVAFCL
- the Lynx1 gene encoding ly-6/neurotoxin-like protein 1 precursor; its protein translation is MTHLLTVFLVALMGLPVAQALECHVCAYNGDNCFKPMRCPAMATYCMTTRTYFTPYRMKVRKSCVPSCFETVYDGYSKHASATSCCQYYLCNGAGFATPVTLALVPALLATFWSLL
- the Lynx1 gene encoding ly-6/neurotoxin-like protein 1 isoform X1, translating into MSCAADLLRWRSLLHLPAMRYKHRTKCVQIHCQTAGGTWERPRETKSSSRASVSCFFSDLSWIQDQLLSSCSLRHCPHSSVMTHLLTVFLVALMGLPVAQALECHVCAYNGDNCFKPMRCPAMATYCMTTRTYFTPYRMKVRKSCVPSCFETVYDGYSKHASATSCCQYYLCNGAGFATPVTLALVPALLATFWSLL